A genomic segment from Leopardus geoffroyi isolate Oge1 chromosome A2, O.geoffroyi_Oge1_pat1.0, whole genome shotgun sequence encodes:
- the NEUROD6 gene encoding neurogenic differentiation factor 6 isoform X1, with product MLTLPFDESVVMPESQMCRKFSRECEDQKQIKKPESFSKQIVLRGKSIKRAPGEETEKEEEEEDREEEDENGLPRRRGLRKKKTTKLRLERVKFRRQEANARERNRMHGLNDALDNLRKVVPCYSKTQKLSKIETLRLAKNYIWALSEILRIGKRPDLLTFVQNLCKGLSQPTTNLVAGCLQLNARSFLMGQGGEAAHHTRSPYSTFYPPYHSPELTTPPGHGTLDNSKSMKPYNYCSAYESFYESTSPECASPQFEGPLSPPPINYNGIFSLKQEETLDYGKNYNYGMHYCAVPPRGPLGQGAMFRLPTDSHFPYDLHLRSQSLTMQDELNAVFHN from the coding sequence ATGTTAACACTACCGTTTGATGAGTCTGTTGTAATGCCAGAATCCCAGATGTGCAGAAAGTTTTCTAGAGAATGTGAGGACCAGAAGCAAATTAAGAAACCAGAAAGCTTTTCCAAACAGATTGTCCTTCGAGGAAAGAGCATCAAAAGGGCCCCTGGAGAAGAAAccgagaaggaagaagaggaggaagacagggaagaggaagatgaaaatGGCTTGCCCAGAAGGAGGggtcttaggaaaaaaaagacgACCAAGCTCCGACTGGAGAGGGTCAAGTTCAGGAGACAGGAAGCTAATGCGCGGGAGAGAAACAGGATGCATGGCCTCAACGACGCTCTGGACAATTTAAGAAAAGTGGTCCCCTGTTACTCCAAAACCCAAAAACTGTCCAAAATAGAAACTTTACGACTGGCCAAAAACTACATCTGGGCACTTTCTGAAATCCTGAGAATCGGCAAGAGACCTGATCTGCTCACGTTTGTCCAAAACTTATGCAAAGGTCTTTCCCAGCCGACTACAAACTTGGTGGCAGGCTGCCTGCAGCTCAACGCCAGGAGTTTCCTGATGGGTCAGGGTGGGGAGGCTGCGCACCACACAAGGTCACCCTACTCTACCTTCTACCCGCCCTACCACAGCCCTGAGCTCACCACTCCCCCAGGGCATGGAACTCTTGATAATTCCAAGTCCATGAAACCCTACAATTATTGCAGTGCGTATGAATCCTTCTATGAAAGCACTTCCCCTGAGTGTGCCAGCCCTCAGTTTGAAGGTCCCTTAAGTCCTCCCCCAATTAACTATAATGGGATATTTTCCCTGAAGCAAGAAGAAACCTTGGACTATGGCAAAAATTACAATTACGGCATGCATTACTGTGCAgtgccacccaggggtccccttGGGCAGGGTGCCATGTTCAGGTTGCCCACCGACAGCCACTTCCCTTACGACTTACATCTGCGCAGCCAATCTCTCACCATGCAAGATGAATTAAATGCAGTTTTTCATAattaa
- the NEUROD6 gene encoding neurogenic differentiation factor 6 isoform X2 has protein sequence MKLKPKIVLRGKSIKRAPGEETEKEEEEEDREEEDENGLPRRRGLRKKKTTKLRLERVKFRRQEANARERNRMHGLNDALDNLRKVVPCYSKTQKLSKIETLRLAKNYIWALSEILRIGKRPDLLTFVQNLCKGLSQPTTNLVAGCLQLNARSFLMGQGGEAAHHTRSPYSTFYPPYHSPELTTPPGHGTLDNSKSMKPYNYCSAYESFYESTSPECASPQFEGPLSPPPINYNGIFSLKQEETLDYGKNYNYGMHYCAVPPRGPLGQGAMFRLPTDSHFPYDLHLRSQSLTMQDELNAVFHN, from the exons ATGAAGTTAAAACCTAAG ATTGTCCTTCGAGGAAAGAGCATCAAAAGGGCCCCTGGAGAAGAAAccgagaaggaagaagaggaggaagacagggaagaggaagatgaaaatGGCTTGCCCAGAAGGAGGggtcttaggaaaaaaaagacgACCAAGCTCCGACTGGAGAGGGTCAAGTTCAGGAGACAGGAAGCTAATGCGCGGGAGAGAAACAGGATGCATGGCCTCAACGACGCTCTGGACAATTTAAGAAAAGTGGTCCCCTGTTACTCCAAAACCCAAAAACTGTCCAAAATAGAAACTTTACGACTGGCCAAAAACTACATCTGGGCACTTTCTGAAATCCTGAGAATCGGCAAGAGACCTGATCTGCTCACGTTTGTCCAAAACTTATGCAAAGGTCTTTCCCAGCCGACTACAAACTTGGTGGCAGGCTGCCTGCAGCTCAACGCCAGGAGTTTCCTGATGGGTCAGGGTGGGGAGGCTGCGCACCACACAAGGTCACCCTACTCTACCTTCTACCCGCCCTACCACAGCCCTGAGCTCACCACTCCCCCAGGGCATGGAACTCTTGATAATTCCAAGTCCATGAAACCCTACAATTATTGCAGTGCGTATGAATCCTTCTATGAAAGCACTTCCCCTGAGTGTGCCAGCCCTCAGTTTGAAGGTCCCTTAAGTCCTCCCCCAATTAACTATAATGGGATATTTTCCCTGAAGCAAGAAGAAACCTTGGACTATGGCAAAAATTACAATTACGGCATGCATTACTGTGCAgtgccacccaggggtccccttGGGCAGGGTGCCATGTTCAGGTTGCCCACCGACAGCCACTTCCCTTACGACTTACATCTGCGCAGCCAATCTCTCACCATGCAAGATGAATTAAATGCAGTTTTTCATAattaa